Proteins from a single region of Dissulfurirhabdus thermomarina:
- a CDS encoding tetratricopeptide repeat protein: protein MHPPKAPIPQPGPGRPFAARAAALAALLVLLAPLPGRAADGGKSAPYPIPYEVQAAMEHEAWHKALQDIEEFMGRPDFDPWRGERLYFARIRCLLSLAEVGAAEYWDAIDALTEFVHRFPDSPRRMEAYYDLGRAYAAVGFHPEALAYWKMVAHDAPEDPVAAKALLDAAELLQRLGREDEARHLLERTVSQYPDTYEANRARLALGILALEAGDTEAAEARLREFRRRHPKSARVEPEALYLEGRLAEIRGDGATARRLWIHYLNLVGGVRPRAEILFRIAESFRREGRPLDARKYYLVLKHDYPEQPEALFGRFRLAQMEGRGLSLLQPGAAARDRRRRTTRLLSDILTRYPRHPLTQEVRLELMRLHLAGGRYVDVLSLGRDFVRFTPASRLMPEAVRLVDAACGALERTPQPLESLKEAVGFGAAFLERFGPTPITDRVRADLETLWPRLIRALFARQEFRAAFESAWACRLALPRSRRLPEIKALGERSLLAFDRQLLARKRPLDLANYHFAHETVMDAVASPMHSFYLGRAWRELGCPDAALRAFFHAWRLEPKDRDDGVELLLTWAETAMDAGDPKAAGDVLRLLEVLAPRETRNPWAALLRARCAAAGGDWPGALAAYDRALAEAKTPGIRADALAGAVEAAARAGRWRRLRALRPVMDRELPPERRRPLYVLWGDAALRAGRPGEARSAYEGAAALGEAPDAALAVRLALALEQEGRLAPARERLEAGGGAPDSIWTQARAVLAQNLAFWDGPAGLFRADLHRAPGAAGRAAK, encoded by the coding sequence ATGCACCCACCCAAGGCGCCGATCCCACAGCCCGGCCCTGGCCGCCCCTTCGCCGCTCGGGCGGCGGCCCTGGCCGCCCTGCTCGTCCTCCTCGCCCCGCTCCCGGGCCGGGCGGCGGACGGCGGCAAGTCCGCCCCCTATCCCATCCCCTACGAAGTCCAGGCCGCCATGGAACACGAGGCCTGGCACAAGGCCCTCCAGGACATCGAGGAATTCATGGGTCGGCCGGACTTCGACCCGTGGCGGGGAGAGCGCCTCTACTTCGCCCGCATCCGCTGCCTCCTCTCCCTGGCGGAGGTGGGCGCCGCCGAGTACTGGGACGCCATCGACGCCCTCACCGAATTCGTCCACCGCTTCCCGGATTCCCCCCGCCGCATGGAGGCCTACTACGACCTCGGCCGAGCCTACGCGGCCGTGGGGTTCCACCCGGAGGCCTTGGCCTACTGGAAGATGGTGGCCCACGACGCCCCCGAGGACCCCGTGGCCGCCAAGGCCCTCCTGGACGCGGCGGAGCTCCTCCAGCGGCTGGGCCGCGAAGACGAGGCCCGCCACCTGCTCGAACGAACCGTCAGTCAATATCCCGACACCTACGAGGCCAACCGGGCCCGCCTGGCCCTGGGGATCCTCGCCCTGGAGGCCGGGGACACCGAGGCGGCCGAGGCCCGGCTCCGCGAGTTTCGCCGCCGGCACCCCAAGAGCGCCCGCGTGGAGCCCGAGGCTCTCTACCTGGAGGGCCGCCTCGCGGAGATCCGGGGGGACGGGGCCACCGCCCGCCGACTCTGGATCCACTACCTGAACCTCGTGGGCGGCGTCCGGCCCCGGGCGGAGATCCTCTTCCGGATCGCCGAGAGCTTCCGCCGGGAGGGACGCCCCCTGGACGCCCGCAAGTACTACCTCGTCCTCAAGCACGACTACCCGGAGCAGCCGGAGGCCCTCTTCGGCCGTTTCCGCCTGGCCCAGATGGAGGGGCGGGGCCTGTCGCTGCTCCAGCCCGGCGCCGCCGCCCGCGACCGCAGGAGACGCACCACCCGGCTCCTCTCGGACATCCTCACCCGCTACCCCCGCCATCCCCTCACCCAGGAGGTGCGCCTCGAACTCATGCGGCTCCACCTGGCCGGCGGCCGGTACGTGGACGTCCTCTCCCTCGGCCGCGACTTCGTCCGCTTCACCCCCGCCAGCCGCCTCATGCCCGAGGCCGTGCGCCTCGTGGACGCGGCCTGCGGCGCCCTGGAGCGGACCCCCCAGCCCCTGGAATCCCTGAAGGAGGCCGTGGGCTTCGGGGCCGCCTTCCTGGAGCGCTTCGGCCCCACCCCCATCACGGACCGGGTCCGCGCCGACCTGGAGACGCTCTGGCCGAGGCTCATCCGGGCCCTCTTCGCCCGGCAGGAGTTCCGGGCCGCCTTCGAGTCGGCCTGGGCCTGCCGGCTGGCCCTGCCGAGGAGCCGGCGCCTGCCGGAGATCAAGGCCCTCGGCGAACGATCGCTCCTGGCCTTCGACCGGCAGCTCCTGGCCCGCAAACGCCCCCTGGACCTGGCCAACTACCATTTCGCCCACGAGACGGTCATGGATGCCGTGGCCTCCCCCATGCACTCCTTCTACCTGGGGCGGGCCTGGCGGGAGCTGGGCTGCCCGGATGCGGCCCTCCGCGCCTTCTTCCATGCCTGGCGGCTCGAGCCGAAGGACCGCGACGACGGGGTGGAACTCCTTCTCACCTGGGCCGAGACCGCCATGGACGCGGGAGACCCGAAGGCGGCCGGCGACGTCCTCCGCCTGCTCGAGGTCCTGGCGCCCCGGGAGACCCGAAACCCCTGGGCCGCCCTCCTGCGGGCCCGGTGCGCGGCGGCGGGGGGGGACTGGCCGGGGGCCCTGGCCGCCTACGACCGGGCCCTGGCCGAGGCGAAGACCCCGGGCATCCGAGCCGACGCCCTGGCAGGCGCCGTGGAGGCCGCCGCCCGCGCCGGCCGGTGGCGGCGGCTCCGGGCCCTCCGGCCCGTTATGGACCGGGAGCTGCCGCCCGAGCGCCGGCGCCCGCTCTACGTGCTCTGGGGCGACGCCGCCCTTCGGGCCGGGCGCCCAGGCGAGGCCCGCTCGGCCTACGAAGGCGCGGCGGCCCTGGGAGAAGCCCCCGACGCCGCCCTGGCGGTCCGGCTGGCCCTGGCGCTCGAGCAGGAAGGCCGGCTCGCCCCCGCCCGGGAACGGCTGGAGGCCGGCGGCGGCGCGCCCGACTCCATCTGGACCCAGGCCCGGGCGGTGCTGGCCCAGAACCTGGCCTTCTGGGACGGCCCGGCCGGCCTCTTTCGTGCCGACCTCCACCGGGCCCCCGGGGCCGCCGGGAGGGCCGCCAAGTGA
- a CDS encoding sigma-54 dependent transcriptional regulator → MTAAAGRHGLRVLVLAPGPRERLLLQEHLEATGHEVSAAPDLAAASALLERGEHDAALVWHEAGVQDGLAALEALAGRGGGRAPILLAAARAAIEDAVAAMRLGAADVMTPPFAPDTLALALARAVETTGRTPGAAGAPPEAPAPAGAPRRAEDRHRLLTASPAMEAILARARSVAPSRAAVLIQGESGTGKELLARYIHRHSDRAGGPFVAVNCAALPETLLESELFGHEKGAFSGAVRRKAGRFEQADGGTILLDEITEMAPTLQAKLLRVLQEGEVDRLGGTAPVPVDVRVISTTNREILAAVRKGDFREDLYFRLNVIPFRVPALRERPEDIPFLAEHYRARFCAEYRRGELAFAEGVLEELARRPWAGNVRELRNVVERGVLLAQDSHITLADLLADEAEAGLPGPEPAGDTVLKLDEMEKAMIQKALARTQGNRTHAAKLLGISVRTLRNKLADYRRAGLVL, encoded by the coding sequence GTGACCGCCGCCGCCGGCCGCCACGGACTCCGCGTCCTGGTGCTCGCGCCGGGGCCCCGGGAACGCCTCCTCCTCCAGGAGCACCTCGAGGCGACGGGCCACGAGGTCTCCGCGGCCCCCGACCTCGCCGCCGCCTCGGCCCTCCTGGAGCGCGGGGAGCACGACGCGGCCCTGGTGTGGCACGAGGCGGGCGTCCAGGACGGCCTGGCCGCCCTCGAGGCCCTGGCGGGGCGTGGGGGCGGCCGGGCGCCCATCCTCCTCGCCGCGGCCCGCGCGGCCATCGAGGACGCGGTGGCCGCCATGCGGCTCGGCGCCGCCGACGTCATGACACCCCCCTTCGCCCCCGACACCCTGGCCCTGGCCCTGGCCCGGGCCGTGGAGACCACCGGGCGGACCCCCGGCGCGGCGGGAGCGCCCCCCGAAGCGCCCGCCCCCGCCGGCGCCCCACGCCGCGCGGAGGACCGCCACCGGCTCCTCACGGCGAGCCCCGCCATGGAGGCCATCCTGGCCCGGGCCCGCAGCGTGGCCCCGAGCCGGGCGGCGGTGCTCATCCAGGGGGAGAGCGGCACCGGCAAGGAACTCCTCGCCCGTTACATCCACCGCCACAGCGACCGGGCCGGCGGCCCCTTCGTGGCCGTCAACTGCGCGGCGCTGCCGGAGACCCTCCTCGAGAGCGAACTCTTCGGCCACGAGAAGGGGGCCTTTTCCGGGGCCGTCCGGCGCAAGGCCGGGCGCTTCGAACAGGCCGACGGCGGCACCATCCTGCTGGACGAGATCACCGAGATGGCCCCCACCCTCCAGGCGAAGCTCCTGCGCGTCCTGCAGGAAGGGGAGGTGGACCGCCTCGGCGGCACGGCGCCGGTCCCGGTGGACGTGCGGGTCATTTCGACCACCAACCGGGAAATCCTTGCCGCCGTCCGCAAGGGGGACTTCCGGGAAGACCTCTACTTCCGGCTCAACGTGATCCCCTTCCGCGTCCCGGCCCTCCGGGAGCGGCCCGAGGACATCCCCTTCCTGGCCGAGCACTACCGGGCCCGGTTCTGCGCGGAGTACCGCCGGGGGGAGCTGGCCTTCGCCGAGGGCGTCCTGGAAGAGCTGGCCCGCCGCCCCTGGGCCGGCAACGTCCGGGAACTCCGCAACGTGGTGGAACGCGGGGTCCTCTTGGCACAGGATTCGCACATCACCCTGGCGGATCTCCTGGCGGACGAGGCGGAGGCCGGCCTTCCCGGGCCCGAGCCCGCCGGCGACACCGTCCTCAAGCTCGACGAGATGGAGAAGGCCATGATCCAGAAGGCCTTGGCACGGACCCAGGGCAACCGGACCCACGCCGCCAAGCTGCTGGGCATCAGCGTCCGGACCCTGCGGAACAAGCTGGCCGACTACCGGCGCGCCGGCCTGGTCCTGTAG
- the flgB gene encoding flagellar basal body rod protein FlgB: MKTLFGRTFQVMEKALDVCARRNAVITANVANVDTPGYRARDIPFREVMARYLAKTDPTAGDAPGRAGAPPELARTRPGHLPGLAPEADRPDPARTGRERGVPNDVDLDREMARLAENNLRYQVIVRSMAKSFEELNLAITEGGKS, from the coding sequence ATGAAGACCCTCTTCGGCAGAACCTTCCAGGTCATGGAGAAGGCCCTGGACGTCTGCGCCCGGCGAAACGCCGTGATCACCGCCAACGTGGCCAACGTGGACACCCCCGGCTACCGGGCCCGCGACATCCCCTTCCGGGAGGTCATGGCCCGGTACCTTGCGAAGACGGACCCCACCGCCGGGGACGCACCGGGGCGGGCCGGCGCCCCCCCGGAGCTGGCCCGGACCCGGCCCGGGCACCTGCCGGGCCTCGCGCCGGAGGCGGATCGCCCGGACCCGGCCCGGACGGGCCGGGAGCGGGGCGTCCCCAACGACGTGGATCTCGACCGGGAGATGGCCCGCCTGGCGGAGAACAACCTCCGCTACCAGGTCATCGTCCGGTCCATGGCGAAATCCTTCGAGGAACTCAACCTCGCCATCACGGAAGGAGGCAAGTCGTGA
- the flgC gene encoding flagellar basal body rod protein FlgC gives MNLFAAIDLAGAGLSAQRTRLNVATMNLANAQVTRTVDGGPYRPRSVVFRAVPYAPDAAAGAFGRALADATDRLQSVEVAGIVEDPNPFVEVYDPDHPDADADGIVRMPNVDVLEQMVDIMAASRAYEANATAVETAKAMTLKALEIAA, from the coding sequence GTGAACCTCTTCGCCGCCATCGACCTTGCGGGCGCGGGGCTCTCCGCCCAGCGGACCCGGCTGAACGTGGCCACCATGAACCTCGCCAACGCGCAGGTGACGCGAACGGTGGACGGGGGACCCTACCGGCCCCGGTCCGTGGTCTTCCGGGCCGTCCCCTACGCCCCGGACGCGGCCGCGGGCGCCTTCGGCCGGGCCCTGGCCGACGCGACGGACCGGCTTCAGAGCGTGGAGGTGGCCGGCATCGTGGAAGATCCGAACCCCTTCGTGGAGGTCTACGACCCGGATCACCCCGACGCCGACGCCGACGGCATCGTCCGCATGCCCAACGTGGACGTCCTCGAGCAGATGGTGGACATCATGGCCGCCAGCCGCGCCTACGAGGCCAATGCCACCGCCGTGGAGACCGCCAAGGCCATGACGCTCAAGGCGCTGGAGATCGCGGCCTGA
- the fliE gene encoding flagellar hook-basal body complex protein FliE has protein sequence MKIDPTLPAAAGPAGAEAGARKAGGGFADMLEHAVEKVNRSLLEADDLRRRLAAGEPVDVARTMIATTKAGLSLRLLLQVRNKVVSAYEEIMRIQP, from the coding sequence ATGAAGATCGACCCCACCCTGCCGGCCGCGGCGGGGCCCGCCGGCGCCGAAGCGGGGGCCCGAAAGGCCGGCGGCGGCTTCGCCGACATGCTCGAGCACGCCGTCGAGAAGGTGAACCGCTCCCTCCTCGAGGCGGACGACCTCCGGCGGCGCCTGGCCGCGGGCGAGCCCGTGGACGTGGCCCGCACCATGATCGCCACCACCAAGGCGGGCCTCTCGCTCCGGCTCCTGCTCCAGGTCCGGAACAAGGTCGTGAGCGCCTATGAAGAGATCATGCGGATCCAGCCCTAG
- the fliF gene encoding flagellar basal-body MS-ring/collar protein FliF, whose product MATGDPLAQLQGIWRQLDLRQRIVSGLVILFTFAAFAGLYVFTSQATYGVLYKDLAPEDAADIVEWLKTEGIPYRLSGGGTAVEVPQDKVYEARLSLASKGLPKGQSVGFEIFDQNRLGATEFVQKVNYQRALQGELERTIARFPQVESVRVHLAQPEEAVFVAERREPTASVVLRLKSGMALSDAQVRGVAFLVASAVPRLQMDKVSVVDTSGNILFPERPAGGTGDHPTTAQLQYRRNLENYYKQKIQSMLEDALGPSKAVARVSAEIDFDEVSLNEDRYDPDTVAVRSEQKVVEGAAAPGAPGGVPGVKGALADKLQGNLGGGAAAAGAAGTRREQSVTNYEITRLQRQVRGAVGKIKRLSVGVLVDGTYKTDEKTGQRVYVPRTPEEMANLERIVRAAMGFSDDRGDELSVVNVPFTTEGGATGGGMEWPELGSRLLRPLVHLALALAFIVFVLRPLLKRYVLQAPGAGPRGLPGGEPLEALEEDQKARLAARRRRAALGPLPSVHEELRELAQDYPERAAALIKVWLREPSPEESGGS is encoded by the coding sequence ATGGCAACCGGCGACCCCCTGGCACAACTTCAAGGCATCTGGCGGCAACTCGACCTCCGGCAGCGCATCGTGAGCGGGCTGGTGATCCTCTTCACCTTCGCCGCCTTCGCCGGGCTCTACGTCTTCACGAGCCAGGCCACCTACGGCGTTCTCTACAAGGACCTCGCCCCGGAAGACGCCGCGGACATCGTGGAATGGCTGAAGACGGAGGGGATCCCCTACCGACTCTCCGGCGGGGGCACCGCCGTGGAGGTCCCCCAGGACAAGGTCTATGAGGCCCGGCTCTCCCTGGCCAGCAAGGGGCTCCCGAAGGGACAATCCGTGGGGTTCGAGATCTTCGACCAGAACCGGCTCGGGGCCACGGAATTCGTCCAGAAGGTGAACTACCAGCGGGCCCTCCAGGGCGAGCTGGAACGGACCATCGCCCGGTTCCCCCAGGTGGAGTCGGTCCGGGTGCACCTGGCCCAGCCGGAGGAGGCGGTCTTCGTGGCGGAGCGCCGGGAGCCCACCGCCTCGGTGGTGCTGCGGCTCAAGTCCGGCATGGCCCTTTCCGACGCCCAGGTTCGGGGCGTGGCCTTCCTGGTGGCCAGCGCCGTGCCGCGGCTCCAGATGGACAAGGTGTCGGTGGTGGACACCTCGGGCAACATCCTCTTCCCGGAGCGGCCGGCGGGCGGCACGGGGGACCACCCCACCACGGCCCAGCTCCAGTACCGCCGCAACCTCGAAAACTACTACAAGCAGAAGATCCAGAGTATGCTCGAGGACGCCCTGGGCCCCAGCAAGGCGGTGGCCCGGGTCTCCGCCGAGATCGACTTCGACGAGGTCAGCCTCAACGAAGACCGCTACGACCCCGACACCGTGGCCGTGCGAAGCGAACAGAAGGTGGTCGAGGGGGCGGCCGCCCCGGGGGCGCCCGGCGGCGTCCCGGGGGTCAAGGGCGCGCTGGCCGACAAGCTGCAGGGGAACCTCGGCGGGGGCGCCGCCGCGGCCGGGGCCGCCGGCACCCGGCGCGAGCAGAGCGTCACCAACTACGAGATCACCCGCCTCCAACGCCAGGTCCGGGGCGCCGTGGGCAAGATCAAGCGCCTGTCCGTGGGTGTCCTCGTGGACGGCACCTACAAGACCGACGAGAAGACGGGCCAGCGGGTCTACGTCCCTCGGACCCCGGAAGAGATGGCCAACCTCGAACGGATCGTGCGGGCCGCCATGGGCTTCAGCGACGACCGCGGCGACGAGCTGAGCGTCGTAAACGTCCCCTTCACCACCGAGGGCGGGGCCACGGGCGGCGGCATGGAGTGGCCGGAACTCGGCTCCCGGCTCCTCCGCCCCCTGGTCCACCTGGCCCTGGCGCTGGCCTTCATCGTCTTCGTCCTGAGGCCGCTCCTCAAGCGCTACGTCCTCCAGGCGCCGGGCGCCGGGCCGCGGGGACTCCCCGGCGGCGAGCCCCTCGAGGCCCTGGAAGAAGACCAAAAGGCACGGCTGGCCGCCCGGCGGCGGCGCGCGGCCCTCGGCCCCCTCCCCAGCGTGCACGAGGAACTCCGCGAGCTGGCGCAGGACTACCCCGAGCGGGCCGCGGCCCTCATCAAGGTCTGGCTGCGGGAGCCCTCCCCGGAAGAATCGGGGGGATCGTAG
- the fliG gene encoding flagellar motor switch protein FliG produces the protein MDLTDPKGVEKAAVFLLTMGEQYTAEVFKHLSEDEVRRVSRVMAHVTNIPGEAVEKITDEVRTKMALVQGDMAVSVEDFLKKVLYNSMPEDQAERILTDILHQLHPSTFQKLTSLEPKVIVNFLRNEHPQTIAVILAHLSPELSAAVLGELPEKMQHEVIKRIATLDKINPDIIAEIDRVLEEELFTVEMSDATKVGGTEKVAEILNNVDRTLEEGILEKIESESVEMAEEIRKLMFKFEDLLEVDDTAIIAILKEISTEELKMAIKAASEELREKFYSNMSERASQMLKEDLEIMGPVRLKDVEMAQQMIIKVAKRLESEGKIVLGGKGGDEILV, from the coding sequence ATGGATCTCACCGACCCCAAGGGCGTAGAGAAGGCGGCCGTCTTCCTCCTCACCATGGGGGAGCAGTACACCGCCGAGGTCTTCAAGCACCTCAGCGAGGACGAGGTGCGCCGGGTCTCCCGGGTGATGGCCCATGTGACCAACATCCCCGGCGAGGCCGTGGAGAAGATCACCGACGAGGTCCGCACCAAGATGGCCCTGGTCCAGGGCGACATGGCCGTCTCGGTGGAGGACTTCCTGAAGAAGGTCCTCTACAACTCCATGCCCGAGGACCAGGCCGAGCGGATCCTCACGGACATCCTGCACCAGCTCCACCCCTCCACCTTCCAGAAGCTCACCAGCCTCGAACCCAAGGTGATCGTGAACTTCCTGCGCAACGAGCACCCCCAGACCATCGCGGTGATCCTGGCGCACCTGTCCCCGGAGCTTTCCGCCGCCGTGCTCGGGGAGCTGCCGGAGAAGATGCAGCACGAGGTGATCAAGCGCATCGCCACCCTCGACAAGATCAACCCGGACATCATCGCCGAGATCGACCGTGTTCTGGAGGAGGAACTCTTCACCGTGGAGATGAGCGACGCCACCAAGGTGGGTGGCACGGAGAAGGTGGCCGAGATCCTGAACAACGTGGACCGGACCCTGGAGGAGGGTATCCTCGAGAAGATCGAGTCGGAATCGGTGGAGATGGCCGAGGAGATCCGAAAGCTCATGTTCAAGTTCGAGGACCTCCTCGAGGTGGACGACACCGCCATCATCGCCATCCTCAAGGAGATCAGCACGGAAGAGCTCAAGATGGCCATCAAGGCGGCCAGCGAGGAACTCCGGGAAAAGTTCTACAGCAACATGTCCGAGCGGGCCTCCCAGATGCTCAAGGAAGACCTCGAGATCATGGGACCGGTCCGCCTGAAGGACGTGGAGATGGCCCAGCAGATGATCATCAAGGTGGCCAAGCGCCTGGAGAGCGAGGGCAAGATCGTCCTCGGCGGAAAAGGAGGCGACGAGATCCTTGTCTAG
- a CDS encoding FliH/SctL family protein, which produces MRRLRLPEDLEDDASFNALARLVPEDEAASPPSPPEETGVEEAPSAPPDPRLEAERFLQETRRRAEEIESQAYNQGFAQGRKDGEELGRRQYEARAQRLQEIIRSLEDQVRRMLAKHEAQVIRLATAVARALVRTEIRTNPDVLRVAVQAAMERVVEGSRVRLHLHPRDAEIVAEHYASGAAAPGRSSVEIIPDPQVRRSGCLIETDFGLVDATVETRWQALSEAVEELLRERTRLPAADLPLGPPEDPAPEPGPAGTAPPGPDNGGDPA; this is translated from the coding sequence GTGCGCCGCCTCCGGCTCCCCGAGGACCTCGAGGACGACGCCTCCTTCAACGCCCTCGCCCGGCTGGTCCCCGAGGACGAGGCGGCCTCGCCCCCTTCCCCGCCGGAGGAGACGGGCGTCGAAGAAGCGCCTTCCGCCCCCCCCGACCCCCGCCTCGAGGCCGAGCGTTTTCTCCAAGAGACCCGGCGCCGCGCGGAGGAGATCGAGAGCCAGGCCTACAACCAGGGGTTCGCCCAGGGCCGGAAGGACGGGGAAGAGCTGGGCCGGCGCCAGTACGAGGCCAGGGCCCAGCGCCTCCAGGAGATCATCCGGTCCCTGGAGGACCAGGTCCGGCGGATGCTCGCCAAGCACGAGGCCCAGGTGATCCGCCTCGCCACCGCCGTGGCCCGCGCCCTGGTACGCACCGAGATCCGCACCAACCCCGACGTCCTCCGGGTGGCCGTCCAGGCCGCCATGGAGCGGGTGGTGGAAGGCAGCCGCGTCCGGCTCCACCTTCACCCGAGGGACGCCGAGATCGTGGCCGAGCACTATGCCAGCGGCGCCGCCGCGCCCGGCCGGTCGTCCGTGGAGATCATCCCCGACCCCCAGGTCCGGCGCTCGGGCTGCCTCATCGAGACGGACTTCGGCCTCGTGGACGCCACGGTGGAGACGCGGTGGCAGGCCCTCAGCGAGGCCGTGGAAGAGCTGCTCCGGGAACGGACCCGCCTGCCCGCCGCCGACCTCCCCCTGGGCCCCCCGGAGGACCCGGCGCCGGAACCCGGACCGGCCGGCACCGCCCCCCCGGGCCCGGACAACGGCGGCGACCCCGCCTGA
- a CDS encoding FliI/YscN family ATPase, producing the protein MPDRRPHIAAPAGLDLAPYVEAVRRAKTIQSCGVVNQVIGMVVEGRGPGVPVGGLCRIELRSGERLPAEVVGFRENRVLLMPLGEMRGVEPGAKIWVSDTRAEAEVGEALLGRIIGGLGAPLDDKGPVAADRRYPLYAAPLNPMDRPRIDEPVDVGVAAINACLTLGKGQRVAIMAGSGVGKSTLLGMIARHTSADVSVIGLIGERGRELRDFIERDLGPEGLARSVVVVATSDQPPLVRLRGAYLATAVAEYFRDQGKDVILMMDSVTRFAMAYREVGLAIGEPPTSRGYTPSVFGQLPRLLERAGRRRGAGSITGIYTVLVEGDDMNEPIADAIRAIVDGHIVLSRELAHRGHYPAIDVLASISRIMRDIAAPGQIPAYHQLIRVLSNYRRAEDLINIGAYVKGSNREVDFALQKIDAVQAFLRQEVDRRVSYEESVAALISLFQ; encoded by the coding sequence ATGCCCGACCGACGCCCGCATATCGCCGCCCCCGCCGGCCTGGACCTCGCCCCCTACGTGGAGGCGGTCCGGCGGGCCAAGACCATCCAGTCGTGCGGCGTGGTCAACCAGGTGATCGGCATGGTGGTGGAGGGCCGGGGCCCGGGGGTCCCGGTGGGCGGCCTCTGCCGGATCGAGCTCCGGAGCGGCGAGCGCCTGCCGGCCGAGGTGGTGGGCTTCCGAGAGAACCGGGTCCTCCTCATGCCCCTGGGCGAGATGCGGGGGGTGGAGCCCGGGGCCAAGATCTGGGTCAGCGACACCCGGGCGGAGGCCGAGGTGGGCGAGGCCCTCCTCGGCCGCATCATCGGTGGGCTCGGCGCGCCCCTCGACGACAAGGGCCCCGTGGCGGCCGACCGGCGCTATCCCCTCTACGCCGCCCCCCTCAACCCCATGGACCGCCCCCGAATCGACGAGCCGGTGGACGTCGGGGTGGCCGCCATCAACGCCTGCCTCACCCTGGGCAAGGGCCAGCGGGTGGCCATCATGGCGGGCTCCGGCGTGGGAAAGAGCACGCTGCTCGGCATGATCGCCCGGCACACCTCGGCCGACGTGAGCGTCATCGGCCTCATCGGGGAACGGGGCCGGGAACTCCGGGACTTCATCGAGCGCGACCTCGGGCCCGAGGGCCTGGCACGATCGGTGGTGGTGGTGGCCACCTCGGACCAGCCTCCCCTCGTCCGGCTCCGCGGGGCCTACCTCGCCACCGCCGTGGCCGAGTACTTCCGCGACCAGGGCAAGGACGTCATCCTGATGATGGATTCCGTCACCCGCTTCGCCATGGCCTACCGGGAGGTGGGGCTGGCCATCGGCGAGCCCCCCACCTCCCGGGGCTACACCCCCTCGGTCTTCGGCCAGCTGCCGCGGCTCCTGGAACGGGCGGGCCGGCGCCGCGGCGCCGGCAGCATCACCGGCATCTACACGGTGCTCGTGGAGGGCGACGACATGAACGAGCCCATCGCCGACGCCATACGGGCCATCGTGGACGGGCACATCGTGCTCAGCCGGGAGCTGGCCCACCGGGGCCATTACCCGGCCATCGACGTCTTGGCCAGCATCAGCCGGATCATGCGCGACATCGCCGCCCCGGGCCAGATCCCCGCCTACCACCAGCTCATCCGGGTGCTCTCCAACTACCGCCGCGCCGAGGACCTCATCAACATCGGCGCCTACGTCAAGGGATCCAACCGGGAGGTGGACTTCGCCCTTCAGAAAATTGACGCGGTCCAGGCCTTCCTCCGCCAGGAGGTGGACCGGCGGGTCTCCTACGAGGAGAGCGTGGCGGCCCTCATCTCCCTCTTCCAGTAG
- the fliJ gene encoding flagellar export protein FliJ, producing MPFRFRLAPLRMLRRRRRELAEAALAEALRRRDEVRGALDDLRRDIRRAGDDLDARAREGLLASEYQALAEHIARLRDEAEHLETRLAAVEAEVLAARRTLEQRHQDSEVVERLRQREYRRYIEEEARAEQKAADDLASGRYARNKNGGRQ from the coding sequence ATGCCCTTCCGATTCCGGCTCGCCCCCCTGCGCATGCTCCGCCGCCGCCGCCGCGAGCTGGCCGAGGCGGCCCTGGCCGAGGCCCTGCGCCGCCGGGACGAGGTCCGCGGGGCCCTCGACGACCTGCGCCGGGACATCCGGCGCGCCGGCGACGACCTCGACGCCCGGGCCCGGGAGGGCCTCCTCGCCTCCGAGTACCAGGCCCTGGCCGAACACATCGCCCGGCTCCGCGACGAGGCCGAGCACCTCGAGACCCGGCTGGCGGCGGTGGAGGCGGAGGTGCTGGCGGCCCGCCGTACCCTCGAACAGCGCCACCAGGACAGCGAAGTGGTGGAACGGCTCCGGCAGCGGGAGTACCGCCGCTACATCGAAGAGGAGGCCCGGGCGGAGCAGAAGGCCGCCGACGACCTCGCCTCGGGCCGCTACGCCCGGAACAAGAACGGCGGCCGGCAGTGA